One Bradyrhizobium zhanjiangense DNA segment encodes these proteins:
- a CDS encoding SDR family oxidoreductase translates to MDLHLRGKRVLITGASKGIGAAAAEAFAEEGAHLLLAARSGEQLKALAERLRSAHQVDAATSAVDLRQAEDIARLANEAADIDILVNNAGDIPGGSIDKIDEATWRHAWELKVFGYINLTRQIYAQMKAKGGGVIVNDIGAAGEKFDANYICGSAGNAALMAFTRALGGKSLADNIRVVGINPGPVGTDRHVTLLKTRAKHQFGDESRYKEFQKSLPLGRPAHAREIGDLMAFLASDRSGYTSGVIYTVDGGISAGWG, encoded by the coding sequence ATGGATCTGCATCTGCGTGGCAAGCGCGTCCTGATCACGGGCGCATCCAAGGGCATCGGCGCGGCCGCCGCCGAGGCGTTTGCCGAGGAAGGCGCGCATCTGCTGCTCGCTGCCCGCAGCGGCGAGCAGCTCAAGGCGCTGGCAGAGCGGTTGCGCTCCGCGCACCAGGTTGATGCTGCGACGAGTGCCGTCGATCTACGCCAAGCCGAGGACATCGCGCGGCTCGCCAACGAGGCTGCGGACATCGACATCCTCGTCAACAATGCCGGTGACATCCCTGGCGGGTCCATCGACAAGATCGACGAGGCGACCTGGCGGCACGCCTGGGAATTGAAAGTGTTCGGCTACATCAACCTCACGCGGCAGATCTACGCGCAGATGAAGGCCAAGGGTGGTGGCGTGATCGTTAACGACATCGGCGCGGCGGGCGAGAAATTCGATGCCAATTACATCTGCGGCAGCGCCGGCAATGCCGCGCTGATGGCCTTCACCCGTGCGCTCGGTGGAAAAAGTCTCGCCGACAACATCCGCGTGGTCGGCATCAATCCCGGACCTGTCGGCACCGACCGCCACGTCACCCTGCTCAAGACGCGGGCAAAGCACCAGTTCGGCGACGAGAGCCGCTACAAGGAATTCCAGAAGAGCCTGCCGCTCGGCCGCCCTGCGCATGCGCGCGAGATCGGTGATCTCATGGCGTTCCTGGCGTCGGATCGCTCGGGCTATACGTCGGGGGTGATCTACACCGTTGATGGCGGCATCAGCGCCGGGTGGGGCTAG
- a CDS encoding amidase: MSQELIRETACAVVDKLRSGDVSPLELLDVVEKRISEVDGRVNALPTLCFDRARDNAKALMQKPAGARGLLAGLPVPIKDLSDVAGVLNTQGSPIFKDNIPAKSDLMVENLEANGAVVYAKSNTPEFGAGANTFNEVFGATLNPWDTSKSAAGSSGGAAVALATGMAWLAQGSDMGGSLRSPASFCGIVGMRPSIGRVAHTPKAGIDRNLGVQGPMARNVEDLALLLDAMSGDYAADPLSLPAPLTSFLSAAQSGKKPRRIAYSPDLGITPVDPEVKAITRKAAERFAEAAVTVEEAHPDWREAHECFHVLRAFDFAISKAQLLRTKRDLLKPEVIWNIEEGLKLTVEQFERAEAQRVGMTARAVEFFRTYDLLLVPTTIVPPFPVENRYVAECAGKRFDNYVEWLGIVYAITLACCPSLSLPCGFTASGLPVGVQVVGAPRADAQVIAGAKVLEDILGLRGTTPIDPRVKN; encoded by the coding sequence TTGTCTCAAGAGCTGATCCGCGAAACCGCGTGCGCCGTCGTCGACAAATTGCGGTCTGGCGACGTCTCGCCGCTTGAACTGCTGGATGTGGTGGAGAAGCGCATCAGCGAGGTCGATGGCAGGGTCAACGCGCTGCCGACGCTGTGCTTCGATCGCGCCCGGGATAACGCCAAGGCGCTGATGCAGAAGCCGGCCGGCGCGCGCGGGCTGCTCGCGGGCCTGCCGGTGCCGATCAAGGATCTGAGCGACGTTGCGGGCGTGCTGAACACGCAGGGCTCGCCGATCTTCAAGGATAACATCCCCGCGAAATCCGACCTCATGGTCGAGAACCTCGAAGCCAATGGCGCGGTGGTCTACGCCAAGTCCAACACGCCGGAATTCGGCGCCGGCGCCAACACCTTCAACGAGGTGTTCGGTGCGACCCTCAATCCCTGGGATACTTCGAAATCTGCGGCCGGCTCCTCCGGCGGCGCGGCAGTGGCGCTGGCCACCGGCATGGCCTGGCTCGCGCAGGGCTCCGACATGGGCGGCAGCCTGCGCAGTCCGGCAAGTTTCTGCGGCATCGTCGGCATGCGGCCGAGCATCGGCCGCGTCGCGCATACGCCCAAGGCGGGCATCGACCGCAATCTCGGCGTGCAGGGCCCGATGGCCCGCAATGTCGAGGATCTCGCACTGCTGCTGGATGCCATGAGCGGCGACTATGCCGCCGATCCGCTGTCGCTGCCGGCGCCGCTGACTTCGTTCCTGTCGGCTGCCCAGTCCGGCAAGAAGCCGAGGCGCATCGCCTATTCGCCCGATCTCGGCATCACGCCGGTCGATCCCGAGGTCAAGGCGATCACACGCAAGGCGGCTGAACGCTTCGCCGAGGCCGCCGTCACCGTCGAGGAGGCGCATCCGGACTGGCGCGAGGCGCATGAATGCTTCCACGTGCTGCGCGCTTTCGACTTCGCGATCAGCAAGGCACAACTTCTCCGCACTAAGCGTGACCTGCTCAAGCCCGAGGTGATCTGGAACATCGAGGAAGGCCTCAAGCTCACCGTCGAGCAGTTCGAACGTGCCGAGGCCCAGCGCGTCGGCATGACAGCGCGCGCGGTCGAGTTCTTTAGGACCTACGATCTCCTGCTGGTGCCGACCACGATCGTGCCACCCTTCCCAGTCGAAAATCGCTATGTCGCCGAATGCGCGGGCAAGCGATTTGACAATTACGTCGAATGGCTCGGCATCGTCTACGCCATCACGCTCGCATGCTGCCCGTCACTGTCGCTGCCCTGCGGTTTCACGGCGTCAGGCCTGCCGGTCGGCGTGCAGGTGGTCGGCGCACCACGAGCGGATGCGCAAGTGATCGCAGGCGCGAAAGTGCTGGAGGATATATTGGGCCTGCGCGGCACGACACCGATCGATCCGAGGGTGAAGAATTAA
- a CDS encoding amino acid ABC transporter permease: MTAISDMPDVPRAARRPQVGNPMVRWLRANLFSSIPNGILTIVLLAVLAKGVISFVQWGIASAVWLTPVNDSSACRAVRGIGACWAVIPEKYRFILFGTYPFDEQWRPALSVVLFIALFYLSTRRALWRRELVFIWIGALALISVLMWGGVLGLSFVSQDRWGGLPVTLILATFGLAFGFPLGILVALGRRSKLPAIRSLSVLYVELIRGVPLVSLLFMASVMFPLFMPSGFNIDKLLRAQIAIILFAGAYLAEVIRGGLQAVPRGQYEAADALGLSYWRKNRLIILPQAIRHVIPPLVNTFIAFFKDTSLVLIIGIFDLLTTAKTAIIDPAWQQFSVEVYIFVAAIYFVFCFAMSRYSRSLEATSGR, encoded by the coding sequence ATGACGGCGATCAGCGATATGCCGGACGTGCCGCGGGCCGCTCGCCGCCCGCAAGTTGGTAATCCGATGGTGCGCTGGCTGCGCGCCAACTTGTTCTCGTCGATCCCGAACGGCATCCTCACGATCGTGCTGCTGGCAGTGCTCGCGAAGGGCGTGATCAGCTTCGTGCAATGGGGCATTGCCAGTGCGGTCTGGCTTACGCCGGTGAATGATTCCAGCGCTTGCCGCGCGGTGCGCGGCATCGGCGCCTGCTGGGCGGTCATTCCTGAAAAGTACCGCTTCATCCTGTTCGGCACCTATCCGTTCGACGAGCAATGGCGGCCGGCGCTGTCGGTCGTGCTGTTCATCGCGCTGTTCTATCTCTCGACCCGCCGAGCCTTGTGGAGGCGCGAGCTCGTTTTCATCTGGATCGGTGCGCTCGCATTAATCAGCGTCCTGATGTGGGGCGGGGTGCTGGGACTCTCTTTCGTCTCGCAGGATCGCTGGGGCGGATTGCCGGTCACGCTGATCCTGGCGACGTTTGGACTCGCGTTCGGCTTTCCACTCGGCATCCTTGTCGCGCTCGGCAGGCGTTCAAAGCTTCCGGCGATCCGTTCGCTCAGTGTGCTCTATGTCGAGCTGATCCGCGGCGTGCCGCTGGTGAGCCTCTTGTTCATGGCGAGCGTGATGTTTCCGTTGTTCATGCCCAGTGGGTTCAACATCGACAAGCTGTTGCGCGCACAGATCGCGATCATCCTGTTCGCGGGCGCTTATCTTGCTGAAGTCATCCGCGGTGGCCTTCAGGCCGTGCCGCGAGGGCAGTATGAGGCTGCCGACGCGCTCGGGCTGTCCTACTGGCGCAAGAACCGGCTGATCATCCTGCCGCAGGCGATCCGCCACGTCATCCCGCCGCTGGTCAACACCTTCATCGCCTTCTTCAAGGACACCAGTCTCGTGCTGATCATCGGCATCTTCGACCTGCTGACGACGGCGAAGACCGCGATCATCGATCCCGCCTGGCAGCAGTTTTCCGTCGAGGTCTATATCTTCGTCGCCGCAATCTATTTTGTCTTTTGCTTTGCGATGTCGCGCTACAGCCGGAGTCTTGAGGCGACGAGCGGGAGGTGA
- a CDS encoding amino acid ABC transporter permease — MTSDAPRPPPRRRFFGAFGRRELKGLFWQVLVVGIAVAVVAFLWSNTVTNLSARRITTGFAFLGREAGMPIADSLLAYSPRDTYLWAFVVGVANTLRVAVIGIVLATILGTLIGISRLSANWLLSRLAAVYVETLRDIPLLLQLLFWYVLMQALPAARAAWRPVEGVFLSNRGLILPAIPFGPPQLAVLGTAVLGCAVFYVVRRWLVAQQMRDGRPRPAWPFAVALVIALPALVSVLLGVSWRIEWPQLRGFNFVGGLTLAPEYFALLIALVTYTSAFIAEIVRSGIQSVPRGQWDAANALGLRRSFMLRQIILPQALRVIVPPMTSQYLNLTKNSSLAVAIGYQDVVSIANTTLNQTGQAIEAIALIMAVFLTISLGISFFMNWYNARIALVER, encoded by the coding sequence GTGACCTCAGATGCGCCGAGACCGCCGCCGCGCCGCCGCTTCTTCGGCGCCTTCGGGCGCCGCGAGCTGAAGGGCCTGTTCTGGCAGGTCCTGGTCGTCGGCATCGCGGTTGCGGTCGTCGCCTTCCTCTGGTCCAACACCGTCACCAACCTCTCGGCCCGCCGCATCACCACCGGTTTTGCCTTCCTCGGCCGCGAGGCCGGCATGCCGATCGCCGACAGTCTGCTCGCCTATAGTCCGAGAGACACTTACCTCTGGGCGTTCGTCGTCGGGGTCGCCAACACCTTGCGCGTTGCCGTGATCGGGATCGTGCTCGCGACGATTTTGGGCACGCTAATCGGCATTTCGCGATTGTCGGCGAACTGGCTGCTGTCACGGCTCGCCGCGGTCTATGTCGAGACGCTTCGCGATATCCCGCTGCTGCTTCAGCTCCTGTTCTGGTACGTGTTGATGCAGGCGCTGCCGGCCGCACGCGCTGCGTGGCGACCTGTCGAGGGTGTGTTCCTCTCCAATCGCGGCTTGATCCTGCCGGCGATCCCGTTCGGCCCGCCGCAGCTCGCGGTCCTCGGCACCGCGGTGCTGGGTTGCGCGGTGTTCTATGTCGTCCGGCGATGGCTGGTCGCGCAGCAGATGCGCGATGGCAGGCCGCGGCCAGCGTGGCCCTTTGCGGTTGCGCTGGTGATTGCGTTGCCGGCGCTGGTGTCTGTGCTGCTCGGCGTATCCTGGCGGATCGAATGGCCTCAGCTGCGCGGCTTCAACTTCGTCGGCGGGCTGACGCTGGCGCCGGAATATTTCGCGCTGCTGATCGCACTCGTCACCTACACCTCGGCCTTCATCGCCGAGATCGTGCGCAGCGGCATCCAGTCGGTGCCGCGGGGACAGTGGGACGCCGCCAACGCGCTCGGTCTGCGCCGCAGCTTCATGCTACGGCAGATCATCTTGCCGCAGGCGCTACGCGTCATCGTGCCGCCGATGACGAGCCAGTACCTCAATCTGACAAAAAACTCCTCGCTCGCGGTCGCGATCGGCTACCAGGATGTCGTCTCGATCGCGAACACCACGCTGAACCAGACAGGTCAGGCGATCGAGGCAATCGCGTTGATCATGGCGGTATTCCTGACCATCAGTCTCGGCATCAGCTTCTTCATGAACTGGTATAATGCGCGCATCGCGCTGGTGGAGCGCTGA
- a CDS encoding MurR/RpiR family transcriptional regulator, whose translation MAEPAKSSPLSELRIALPSLPMRLQEVGRFVAANDYDATTRSMRDLAAEAGADPAAFTRLAKAIGYSGWEALRAALTEARRPSQTAPFSGRARGRRHGPNADVALVTDKLEAEAAGLPRIPAHPIAEAARALHDAKRIWIAGYRSCRSVAELLNYELRLFRPEQVQFVGASGPDDLDLGAFRPGEAVIVVGFLPYTHASVRVAQAAYRAGATLIAIADSLSAPMAEGADHVLLFEAASSPGFFPSLTGAIAIAQSLAAVTFALGGVTAKKRLESTEARLAATSTYVPEKG comes from the coding sequence ATGGCCGAGCCCGCGAAATCCTCGCCGTTGAGCGAGCTGCGTATTGCATTGCCATCGCTCCCGATGCGCTTGCAGGAGGTCGGACGCTTCGTCGCCGCCAACGACTACGACGCCACCACCCGTTCGATGCGCGATCTGGCGGCGGAAGCCGGTGCCGATCCTGCTGCATTCACGCGGCTTGCGAAGGCGATCGGCTATTCGGGCTGGGAGGCGTTGCGCGCGGCGCTGACCGAGGCGCGGCGACCGTCGCAGACCGCGCCCTTCTCCGGCCGCGCAAGAGGCCGTCGCCACGGGCCGAACGCCGATGTCGCGCTCGTCACCGACAAGCTCGAGGCCGAGGCCGCCGGCCTTCCGCGGATCCCGGCACACCCGATCGCAGAAGCTGCCCGCGCGCTGCACGATGCCAAGCGGATCTGGATCGCCGGCTATCGCAGCTGCCGCAGCGTCGCGGAATTGCTGAACTACGAGCTGCGACTGTTTCGGCCCGAGCAGGTCCAGTTCGTCGGTGCTTCCGGGCCCGACGACCTCGATCTCGGCGCGTTCCGGCCCGGGGAAGCCGTCATCGTCGTCGGCTTCCTACCCTACACGCATGCAAGCGTCCGCGTCGCACAGGCGGCCTATCGCGCCGGCGCGACACTGATCGCCATCGCGGATAGCCTCTCGGCACCAATGGCCGAGGGCGCCGACCACGTGCTGCTGTTCGAGGCGGCCTCCTCTCCGGGCTTCTTTCCTAGCCTCACGGGCGCGATTGCGATCGCGCAATCGCTCGCGGCGGTCACGTTCGCGCTCGGCGGCGTTACCGCGAAGAAGC